The genomic stretch TCAGGGgtccaaatgggtggagagagactGTTAGAATGAGAGGAAACTTCGAAAGGAAAAGGTCGCCtgcaatggagctggagatcTCAAAACGAAACACTAAgggaaaactgtcatttttcaaaacataggatgagggaaacttttagtttttaaagtttagaggggcaaaaagagataaaattttaagaagttagggttctgttaattttaactacgtataggtgggtatttgagattatcaaagttaaagagggGAAACTGAGAATGCAGcagaccttgggtgggaaatagttctttggccttaaCCAAATTACCCAAGCCATTTTCAACGTCTTACTTTTTAACCATTCAACACCACAGAACGCTGCGTTTTATGTGTCGGTGCCCTATAAAAAATGAGGTAATTAGGTCGAGCAAATTATCTTGGATAAGATTAAGATGAAATAGAAACACGAGGCAATCGCAACAGCAGGCATGAGCACCACCATCACGCCGGATCTTCAAACACGCGACTGGACAGAGCTTCCAGTCGACGTGACGGCGACGATTCTCGCGAAGGTAGGGGCCATTGAAATCCTGACGAGTGTGCAATATGTGTGTTCTTCATGGTTGAGGATCTGCAGAGAACCGTCGATGTGGCGGAGCATCGACATGCGTAACCTTGGAGATCTTTGCGACGTGGAATATGACTTGGGGAAGATGTGTCGGCATGCCGTTGATCTTAGTCATGGCAGCTTGATTTCTATCAACATCGAGTCCTTTGGTACCGATGATCTCCTCAACTACATCGCTGAAAGGTAATTTCTTTGACATAtatccattaaaattttattcagttaaaaatatatataattgtgaaTTTATAGCTGATCGTTTTAACTGATCTATCTTTAGCACTACTGagatttaaatatatcatgaattaattataaattgggggggggggggggggggggggggggggggggtgggtttctttttgtgtgtgtttttgTGTGATAACGTGttggccttttatttttattatctttgtaTTGATTGTTGTGTCTATTTCTACATTTTCTGCAACagctttgtttttttatcacattttgGACGATAAGCTACTGGCTGACGGTTTGTGTTTAGATATAGACGCTATTACATTGTGGGAGGTTCACTGTGACTACTAATTGATTCGATTATGTTTGGTATGCGTAACCCTATGACATTGTTTTCCTGAGGTTAAACTAAAGTGGGTTAGTCTGGGCTAGGTTTATGTCTACAATGTCTCGAAcatattctattttaaaatcaagGTTATAGAAAGAATACCTGCTGTAAGTTCTATATCTAGATTTTATGGTGACTTTCTGCGGTCACATAAAAAAGCAGTCAAACAGGAGTGACATCACTAGTTGTTAAATGACATCATAGTTACATATGATCATGATCTGGTGGTATAAGAAAGCTTTTGATCAAGACATGGAATAAGCTATGTGAGGTCCAAAAATATTTCACCTTCACTTTGCTTAACAAACACAATTTGATCTTGATAGTTTTGGTTGATTTTCATCACCTTAATGTGCATATATGAtcttttatatgaataatgcGAGAGAAGTTTGGAAGAATGTTGCTAAGGCTCTAAAGAAGGGTTCACCACTTGTTCTCTGTGTTTCTTTCTGTATGATGCATGATGCATGTGAAAATTAGATATTCTAAAATTTACAAGGAGGAAATTAaggtttaaaatataataagcatttaaaaaattgtttgacaGTTGAAACTAGTAgaattttaaagtaattatttgatataatattacaatatattcattgtagcttttctgtaattttttgttttgagcaGGACAGTGTTCATTCTGTACATTTCTGTAAGAATAAGATGTTGAATAGTCCttgttaaaagataaaaatgaaactgctattttttttttcaatcaaaagtttgaatttaattctagTTTGAACGATGGTGGACAAAATTCATGTCATGTCTAGGTTTGACAAGCTTGAACCATCAGAATTTCTAGGGTCAGGTCATTCAACTCGTTGTTTTggctttaattaattttttaagaagaaatagaaaattaacaaaacccataaataaacaaaaatgatcATATTTAGCCAAATATCAAGCAGGGCTAAtgtacacatacacacacatgcGAACGCGTGCACCTacactcacacacacacacacacaaaaaatgaaaaaaataacttatttttcaaagaagaaacaTTCTCTAATGTTCAGAGAGGTGATTGCATTGCCTATGTCCAAAGTCTTGGCCAAACAATAGGGGGGTGCAGGGTTGAGCCCAGCCAacctgttttttcttctttttttttttttttttttaacatttaagaaCATTACTAACTTTAACTctgattttgatatttgatgATTTTTGTCCATCCTTGCTTTGAACAGGGACTATGGATTGTCATGTTAAACTATAATAGTGATACTAATTTGAACATGGATTTGAGCTTTCAAGAATAGAAAATCAAGAAGAGAAGGAAAAAGAGCAAGAAGTAGTAATTTATGtaggaaaatattttaataaagagagaaagagcACTAATCAATTATAGTTTTAACAATTCCATTTTCAAAGCTAATGGAAACATGGATTTGAGCTTTCAAGAATAGAAAATCAAGAAGGAAAAAGAGCAAGAAGTAGTAATTCATAGAAGAAAAGTTGTTAATAAAGGGAGAAGGAGCACTAATCATTTATAGCTTAACAATTCCATTATCCCAAAAcagtttaaatattatagttattTGCTAATTTCTTTCCTTAATTTAATGGGACTTGGATTCACCAGCTGaatattattagaaatttttgCACAAGCAAGAAGTCAGTGGACTAGATATGACGTAATTCAATTTAGGttcaattaattaccaaaatattGTCAACTCTACATTAATGGAATTCCTGAACTAGGTATAACTTGATCTTTATATCAACTATACCAAAATCTAGTAATGCAATACCTGTACATGGtgcttctttatttatttgcatgttcTCTTTCATTTATGCTCATCCATATTTTTTAGTGTGGGTGGATTGTAGTTGAGCTGTGATCAATTTTCTTTCTCAGAAGTAAAAGGGGTATGGATAATATAGTTTTGATTGAGAGTTCTATGACTTACGATTGTTGGACACTACTGTGATTTGTTTTGCTGCCTTTGAACACGTGAAATTTGGCATATGTAACATTTTGACAAAGACTGCAAgaaatgtttggttttgttttctaTTCCAATTGACAGAGGCATGTTTCACATTTGTAACCTCTTATTAACCCCAAGGAAATGGTGGAAAGTTAGGGCCTTTTGCATCAGCAAAAGATCAACACTTAAATCCCTTTGGGCATctgttttgaattttataattccAAAGTTTCCTTGCTACCAGGTTAGTGTGATTTGGCAGTTGTCCAGAGTTTTGTATGCACTGAACATACGGAAAGATTCAGGTGTTTGTGTGTCTaaaaggagaaaagagagagagagatagagaagaaagaaagcACTTAGAATTAACCTACTGCAGGTTGTAAATTTGATCTATGAGTGGACAAATTGGTTCAGCGAATGTTCTCAAGTATCAGTTGGGGATTCTCTCCCctgatttttcattttattaatctttaaatcatccattgaaaatatttaaatcatgcTCTTTTATGGTCCTTTAGGTGTCCCCATATAAGAAGCCTTAGACTGGTATCTTGCTATTGCATATCAGACCTTGGATTGATTGAAGCTGTATCAAAGTTTCCACTGCTGGAGGAGCTTGACATTTCATTCTGTTCACTATCAAAAGAGACTTTGGAAGCTGTTGGGAGTTGTTGTCCTCATCTGAAATCGTTGAAATTGAATGATAAGGGTTACAGATGCCCGAAGATAGTGTGTGATGACGAGGCAATAGCAATTGCAGAGAACATGCCTAAATTATGCCATCTTGAGATATTTGGTAATAAGCTGTCAAATGATGGCTTGGAGGCCATTCTTGATGGTTGTCCTCACCTTGAATCGCTTGACCTGCGCCAGTGTTTCAACATCAATCTTGGTGGAAATTTGCAGAAAAGATGTGCTGAACGGATCAAAGTTATGCAATATCCAGATGATTCTATTAAGGATGGGGAATTTGATACAGACTTTCTTGAACATTATGGATCATCTGAAGAAGACTATCCATCTGGAATATCTGACATTGAATTTGTGTCGGATGAGGATGATTACTATGAATTCTCTGATTATGAATTTGActatgaatatatgttttatgattAGTAGTTAAGTTTAAACGAATTATGTGTGGTTCTCATATTATGTCAAAGTATGTAATGGTCTGTAATCAGCTCTCTTTTCTGCCACATTTAAGACTTGAAATGTTTGGTATTTGGATCTGTGTATCAGATTTTACTGCTGAACTAAATTAGAGCACAAATCTTTAACATATAACCttctttttttgtaatttttttcttttttaaaagaGTAATTATGTATGTAACAGTAtatgattatgtaattttaaaataaaagtaaagacataatcatatattattattattttgcataatcacatattattgataaaatttatgtgAGTTAGTGTAGGAAAATTGCAAGAAAATACAAACATAGTAAGGGATATGGGTTGACCCGTGACTGGACCTGCAAAATTGTGAGTTGTGTCATACCTGTGGATCATGTAGAGTGTGCCGGGTTTTGAGACAAGACCGATGGATTGGTATGATACAGTTAGTGAGTCAGTTTGGCATGCTAAGTCCACCCATTGACAGAATTAGACAGAGCCTAACCCTAGGCAATGAGCTGGCAGGCCCATGTCTGAACATACAACATGGCGAAGGAAATTCGAATGATATGTCATTTCGAGTCTTTGACCCGTAGTTTTGAGCAACAACCAAGAAAGCCTACATCTAGCATCAAAGCAAGCAAAAAGGCAGGCCTAGACCTAGTTGctgtatataattaataaatgttaataattgattaataaaataaattaagaaatattcAGAAATACATAACGTAGCCCACGTACAGACTATATAATGTAGGCACAAGTTCCGTTGCATGCACGATTCACGTGACATTGACAGCTTTGTCTGTCCATGTCCATTGACACCTCCTTTCTATTTCTACGTAATCTCTAACCCTGATACTCTCCTTTCCCTGCATTTCTGCCACGTTGCCATTCTGCCGTTGACATTTCTACCTCTTCGTGTTTCCGTTTCAAATTCAATCCCAATTCTCTCGTacgtgcatatatatataacataatggctttacttataataatatagAGTTAGAATGTGGCAATAATATGTTGTAAAGCATATACATAATACAAGGAATTATAAAGGCTAACTTAACTTGCATAAAAAGGTTTACAAGATAATGAGATTTGGTTTGGGTGACAAAATGTACAATTTGATTTCtagaaaacttaaaaacaaatagaaaaaggGATAGTTGGGTTGACATTGTGTCTTGCAGAATCAAATCTCAGCTGGCATTTTCTTTCTCACAATCAAGTCTCTCAAATGTTGTCGACAATGCATCCCTTGTTAGCTCTTAACCCaagaaaattatcattatattataacttgaattaaatatataagcAATCTGTCTCAAACAGCAGAGtcaaaactatatatttaatttatttactgaAATCATGTGCCTAAACCCAAAGAAATTCATGCTCAAATCTTTCTTAtcgataatataaatttaatctttcATTGTTACCAATTAAGGAAAGACAACTAAACATCACTCCACCCATATATGTttccatttgaattatttattcacatcaaaataaaattattgtgaaACACACATCTCCATGGTATCTATATAATCAATGACATAGGAAAAGTCATACATTTTATCTTAGCAAGCCTagacttttttctttctcattatCATTATGTTgctttcaattattaaattagagtaaatatcatttttcaacaaGGTTTGGGCTAAAAACACTTTTACACCCTAGATAGCGCATATGCAATATTTTCAcactcaaaatcaaactttgttaataaaaaacattaatagTGTTagaaagtgaaataattattttatttctgttatttcatttttcaaaattatcatacaacttcaaattaacaaaatttcaaagtaaagctataaatatccaaattacaTAAGAGTTATTTTCCTTTCCTATCACCCTCACCCCcttctttatctctttctaGTTTTAAGTGGATAATGATGGCAAGGAAAAGTAGTAATTGCACTACTATAAGTATAGATAGAAATGTCAacaatgtataattatatatttgaggACCTACCATTTGTGAAAATGTTGGAgatgttaatgaaattttttcaatgcttttaggaaatttgaaaaagacttggagcattttgaaatttttaaaaatttaatatgatcttcgatagtttaaaaaataataattacactcTAAAGAACTTAATAAAACACAACAAATTGGAtgagttaattttatattacaaactattggggtaataataatattagagtcaaaagattttaaaaattgatttgtgagtatttaaaactttttaaaggtcaaattgttatatttaaaatatttaggtctaatctataaaaaatttattttttaatttttttttcaaagttaatagattGTAAAATTGCTATTTTGCTTTTATgctattaatattttagaatagGGTTTTGATTTCGGATGAAAGAGTGTTCTTTATGCTATTTAGTGATGGAAAAGTTTTTTTAGGTCAATGCTTCGGTGttaaatgtaattcactctttacattataatattgaaaCATTATACATGTATTAGCTTATCTCTTCTTTTGTAACAAACTTGTGATGATGGATAGTTATGTTTATGGACATGTCCTAATAATGGGCACcaaagatttttaattattggtgagTAATTTTGGCTTTTAAAAACATCACTTAtgttagagagaaaaaaaaaaagcattttatTTTAGAGAGATTTGATAAGATCATTAGGATATTCAGAAgcatttactattatttttttgagcAATTATAACTGTTCATACTTTTCTTTACAAACCAATATCatagaaatttatataaaaaaaattttcaataataaaactatatgcaacTATAATAAgtatatttgaatatcaataataatgtatcattatgtaattaaatgattttgaattaaaaataatataacaacaatcacataatgacatattatcatttatatatgaattaatatttattataaatacatataacattactcttaacTCAATATAtgttcaataaataaatatgaataatatgacTATGAAAGAGTGGAGTCacatctttttatatatttagttgTATATTTTTATAGAGAAATTCTTCGTTTAGATTTTGTCTAGACTTTATCGAATTCAGATGTCGTCAGTCTAATATTAAACACCAGAGGGAAAGACAACactgagagggagagagatcgactATCGTTGGCTGGAAATTTGTTGGCGAAATTGAAAACCCAAGGTAGGGGAAAAAtctcacttttcaaaacttaattttgggaaaaattggtagtttttcaaattaatgggGTAAAATGatgtaaactttaaatattattattaaatgatgattttgccattaaccctaacttaattttgaagaaaaattgttagttttccaaatcatgggtgagtgtttgggtttttgaaagttggagggtAGGAGTTGTGATTTcaccataccttgggtggaataagtcttttggccatttgtAATCACTAAGTTTTTCATTATAGTTTTAAAACGTTTTGATGCAATATCACTATGTTATAATTGTAAACAtgagtttatattaaaaaatataatcaatttacatgaattataaaaaattaaaggccaaaggactatttcccacccaaagtatgctgctttcttaaatttttccccgttaactttgaaaatctcatttacctaatcatgagtggttaaaattaattgagttcgttagttatatcattttctcccttaaaccctaaaaattaacaatttccccccaaccgaagttttcaaaaatagcgttttccccttagggtttccaagTTTTCAAATTCGATTTTTCGACGatgtttctttctctccaacAACCTCCAAATGatgtttcttcctcttcaatgCGACATCATTTCGAAGGTTCTCCTAGACGTCATTGTTGACAAAGACAACTCATCTTCGTCAAGACGAAGACGAATTGTTAGAGATGTACACCTATGCATAAGAAAGTATACGGTCATACATGGCATTGGAATTTTTTGTAATCACATTTACGATGATAGCAAGACATGATCTTTGTTATTAAATTGCTTGTACAATAGGCATGGAGGTTAAACGACTGTGAGTAACATTATAtgaccaaaataaaaaagaggtgTAATGGTATTGTTAAAGTCATTTTCACTTTCtgtattttacaaaaataaagagTTTAAGAGAGTTAAGTGGGAGACCAAAGAGTGTTAGAGAAGAGACTAAAGTTGCCAGAGGATTGCTGTAGCCATGTGAAGTTTTAGCTAATGTCAAACAACAAGTATGATGATCATTTGGTTTCATTTGGATAAGGATGTTATAACAGTTTCAAGTGCTTTGTGATTGATATTCATATTCTGTACAAATGACATGATGATTAGTATACAAAGACTGTTATTGTATTGATGCAAGTACATGGAAAAcatgttagaaatatataaatgttagaTATAATTTGTGATAATCAGAGATTTGTGATCTTGATTATTGTCTGATATTTCTAATATGGCAATCATGTGTTAGGGTTCCTAAAGACATAATTTGCATGTTTTAGGACACACAGATTGTACTATGTACGTTGCAAAACATTAGAAATTGTAAGGCCCACAATGATGCACGATTATACACATAAAGGTGTATGGTTGTACATCCCTTATGTAGAGACGACTCGCTCGTACATAGGTGCACACTAATAAAGGATTAGGTAATAAAGTCATGTACGATTGTGTATTATGAGGTGCACGTCTATATATGACATAAAAGGATGGATAATAAAGTCGTGACTTTAAGGAATGTATGCCTATGCATAACCTATTAGATGATGGATGTGTGTGCATGGTTGGTCATGCCTATATACAATagcaaaatgacaattatatgcATATGCTATGTGTTGGAATGAGGATAAGGATGGGGAAGCCTTATTATAGGAAAATTAAggtgattaataattaaaaggtgtTTGACTATACGAAGAATGACACAAGCCATGACCTAAgcgaattcaactcaaattcaaaaacgtTGATAAAAGTGTAAAGGAAATGATgtatatcaaattaaacatGTGAAAACAATAAGGCTATATCTAGAGACCTAGTAAATGCATCATGTACTCGACACTAAGTGGTAATAATAGTCCATCATATTCAAGTGTGCAAGGTAAGGGACAACTACATTAGTTTATTCCTCATATGATCTGCAAAATGTTTCACATATGTGCCCATGGTAAAAGCCATTAGAGGATGGTTTTTAATTAGTAGTCTTATATTTATGTGTACGTGGAAAATGAGGAACTAAGATCAAATTCTTCGTGTGACTATAGTATCTATGCTTAGTCAGCCTAAAGCTCAATCGACATTGTGTTATGTGTACTAATAGTAGTAGATATCTACTATGctgtttaatatgttttcacAAGATATATGGAATGCCCAAGATCAAGAGTTTGGATCTTATCGATACAAGCTTAGAACTAGTTATTCAAGATGAGAGAGCCTATGGTGTTAGGGTATGAGTTTATGTTGTAGTATACTCAGATGGCATTTGGGATATTGAAAAACATCCAAGGGTAGACCccgataaaaaatttaataaagtttagcCTAGGAATGCTTATTTGAGTTAGATGATTCTAAGATGTCCCAATAGgtcacctacttactaagtgttgtAACATTCACTCATTCCTTTGTTAGTGGTTTTACAAGTAGACGTGATTAGTAGTTGGACATGCGAGGAGCTAATGGGTCAACCTAAGGAGTGCTTGCATAAGGAGGGGCTTTAGTTTCCATGTTGGTTTTATGGTTATATGTTATTGTACTAGACTTGAGACGTTTGTGTTATTTGCTATTGCACATTTCAATTTGTGGATTGAGACATTTTTCAGATGTATGCTCAAGATATTTTGTTATAGTTATTGATGATGTTTTACAATATTGTTTAGACACCTTTTTACATgcatttaagttttaataaatcaagctaataattaaatttagttttgttgCATATTGTTGAGTAAAATTTCTAGTCAACACGTCTTTTTGAGTCTATATTtcctataaaaatatgtatttgaaGCGTGGTGTTATACTATATCAAGGAGAGGATGTGTATAGGAGAAAGTGTATATAACTAGCTTTAAGTGAAGTTATTCTTGCTACTACAGGATGAAAAGTTTATTTGTTTTCCTTGttgtataatataaacatgttgGCCACCCCACAAATAGACATTCCATCCCAAAATAGCGAGAAGACCCccaagataattttattattgtaaatattctctttcaatttttttagaatagGAATACATTTCcaaaatcatatttgaataagAAACTTTGCGATATTGttatttgaatgtaatttttcctctcaaatccaataaatataaatgatcaataaaagaaaaagatagaggATTAGATATATACACTTTAACCTACATATATCTTCTTCaagatatatttaattacatcACATAGGGTTTTCAATTATCAAGCTGAACTACTTtaggaattttttatttcatttgctTTCTCATAACTTTATTTATATCACACACAATATATGGTAGATATTGTTgccttttaaaaatttgttgttaCCCTACCAATGAAAAGGGGAACTACTtcagaaaattttcagaattttttttttttgtcaaaacattaaaattcaaaaaccataatcaatagataaatattaaaataatttatattaagaaataattaataattaaaaaaaattaaaatcgaaATCGAAAAGGAAATGTTGGTAGTGGCCAAAATTAAACGATAATTCTTAAGATTATTTTGTGGTCGTCCTAAACCATTTGATGAGCTGCTATACTATTATTTGACTATATCATAGCTCACATATGTCTCATAATATA from Mangifera indica cultivar Alphonso chromosome 6, CATAS_Mindica_2.1, whole genome shotgun sequence encodes the following:
- the LOC123219405 gene encoding F-box protein SKIP19-like, with amino-acid sequence MSTTITPDLQTRDWTELPVDVTATILAKVGAIEILTSVQYVCSSWLRICREPSMWRSIDMRNLGDLCDVEYDLGKMCRHAVDLSHGSLISINIESFGTDDLLNYIAERCPHIRSLRLVSCYCISDLGLIEAVSKFPLLEELDISFCSLSKETLEAVGSCCPHLKSLKLNDKGYRCPKIVCDDEAIAIAENMPKLCHLEIFGNKLSNDGLEAILDGCPHLESLDLRQCFNINLGGNLQKRCAERIKVMQYPDDSIKDGEFDTDFLEHYGSSEEDYPSGISDIEFVSDEDDYYEFSDYEFDYEYMFYD